A part of Desulfobacter sp. genomic DNA contains:
- a CDS encoding VacJ family lipoprotein, whose protein sequence is MKKTIVFILVVLVSAGGLGISFAATAQAGEPSAVSSTGADDGEFSEDIFDEYEQAGEEGQAVADPIYYFNKAMFTFNDYLYFYGLKPVAQGYKAVVPTPARTGIQNFFNNLLFPVRFVNDILQGKGEAAATEFSAFFVNSTLGILGFNDFAQKHMGLKLQDEDLGQTLGAWNVGEGFYLVLPVLGPSTLRDTVGSVGDMFITPVTYVKPWELEWGMRGVDTVNGTSFRIGDYEALKDAALDPYIALRNAYIQNRRAKIQD, encoded by the coding sequence ATGAAAAAGACGATCGTTTTTATCCTGGTGGTATTGGTCTCGGCGGGGGGGCTGGGAATATCATTTGCCGCAACAGCACAGGCCGGGGAACCATCTGCCGTTTCATCCACAGGAGCGGATGATGGGGAATTCAGCGAAGATATATTTGACGAGTATGAGCAGGCCGGAGAAGAGGGGCAGGCGGTGGCCGATCCCATTTATTACTTCAACAAGGCCATGTTCACCTTTAACGATTATCTCTATTTTTACGGACTGAAGCCCGTGGCCCAGGGATACAAAGCCGTTGTGCCCACTCCGGCAAGAACGGGCATCCAGAATTTTTTCAACAACCTGCTTTTTCCGGTGAGGTTTGTGAACGATATCCTCCAGGGTAAGGGAGAAGCGGCCGCCACTGAATTCTCCGCCTTTTTCGTCAACTCCACCCTGGGGATTCTGGGGTTTAACGATTTTGCCCAGAAGCATATGGGGCTGAAACTCCAGGATGAGGATTTGGGCCAGACCCTTGGGGCCTGGAATGTGGGGGAGGGGTTTTACCTGGTGCTGCCGGTGCTTGGGCCTTCCACCTTAAGGGACACTGTGGGGTCGGTGGGAGACATGTTCATTACCCCGGTGACCTATGTGAAGCCCTGGGAGCTTGAATGGGGCATGCGCGGGGTCGATACAGTGAACGGCACCTCTTTTAGGATCGGGGATTACGAGGCGCTCAAGGATGCGGCCCTGGATCCCTACATCGCCCTTCGCAACGCCTATATCCAGAACCGCCGGGCAAAGATTCAGGATTAA